The sequence CAGCCTGCTGAGCCAGGCGCCGTTGGCGATCACGACCGAGGCGAACCGGTTGTCGCCGTCCAGGGCCCCGGCGCCGAGCACTGCCACCCCGCCGCTGTCCACCTCGATGGCGGTGACTTCTGCCCCCTCGAGGATCCGGCCACCACGATCACGGACCGCCGCGGCCAGCGCGTCGAGGAAGACGGGCGGGTCGAGGTAGCGCTGCCCGTGGAGCCGCACAGCCGACGTGATCGCCGAGGACAGGCCGGGATCCGCGGCGCTGGCCTCTTCGCCGTCGAGGACGTCGAACTTCACGTCCTGCCCCGCTGCCTGGATGTGCGCCAGCTCCTCGAGCAGAGGATCTCGCTCCGCCGCTGTCCGGAAGCACGCCAGGAACGGGTCGGCGGCTTCGGTGCGGACCTCGACCCCACCCGCGACCAGCTCGTCGAAGGCAGCCAACGCGCGCCGGTTCATCGGGGCGTAGGCGCGCATCCCCAGCCCCCAGCTCCGAGCGGTGCTGTGGCGGGCGAAGCCGATCAGGAAACGCAGCAGTCGGGGGTCCGGGCGCAAGGGCACATAGACCGGTGAGGCCGGGCTGAGCACGGCCCTGAGGCCATAGGCCAGCACGGCTGGTTCGGGGAGCGGCGCCGTCAGCGCGGGGGTCAGCCAGCCGGCGTTGCCCCACGAGGAGCCGGCCGCGACGTGCGTGCGGTCATGGACGGTCACGTCGAAGCCGTGCTCCTGGAGGAACCAGGCGGTGGACAGCCCGACTATCCCGGCCCCGACGACCGCAACTCGCTGTGACATGGCCGTCACCCCTCCGCGCACGCCGTGCAAGTGACCAGCCACGGTCGCAGCTCCAGGCGGGCTGGCTCGATCCAGGTGCCACACTTGGCGCACTCGCCATACGTCCCGGCACGAAGCCGCTGGCGAGCGGCGCGGACCTGCTCGAGGATCCGGACCACGGCCCCGCGGTGAGCCGCCGCGACGACGTCGACCGGTGACTGCGGGAGGGTCGCGAGCTGGGCCTGACGGGCTGCCTCGAGGCGGGCCAGGTGGGCGTCCACGTCCGACGGCACAGCGGCCTGGTCCGGTCGTGGTTGGGGCAGGGCCCTGAGCCTGGCGGTGGGCCCGGCGGCCCTCGGGAGATGGAGGAGCGGTCCGGCGACGGGGGTCACAGAACGCGGTCCGGCGATGGGGGAAACAGGGTTGGCAGTCATGTTCAGTCCTTGAGGAACGTCACGCAGCGGCCGTTGTCGGGGTGCGTGAAGGGGCAGGTACGCCGACGGGCGGCGCACCCAGGGATGCTCGACTCAGGACTGGCTGGGCGGGGCGCGGTCGACGCTGCGACGCAGCACGTCGAGACCACGGATGCCGTGGGCTTCCTCGCTCAGTGCCAGGGCGAGCAGCGCTGCACCCGACGGCACGTGGGAAGGCAGGTGGGAGCGCTCGGGCGTCATCGCCGGCAGCACCATCGTCCCTTCCATGACACCGACCATAGGCAACGTCTGCGGGGAAGGCCAGTCGGCTTGGGTAGCGTCACCCCATCGATCGTCGACCCGAAGGAGAGGTCGGCACGTTGACCGCTGACCAGGCTCGTGACCGTGAGACACCCGCAGCGGGGTTGCGCGGACTCGCCGGCGCCACCCACCCCGGTCCCGCCCTCGCGGTGACGGTGCTGGCCGGCCTGCTGGCGGTCACGGCCGACGTGGGCCCGGTCCGCTGGGTGCTGGTCGTCGGCGCCGTCTTCTCCGGGCAGCTGTCGATCGGCTGGAGCAACGACCTGATCGACCTGGCTCGCGACCGGCAGACCGGGCGCGCCGACAAGCCGCTCGCAGCCGGCACGGCCTCGGCCAAGCAGGCCAGGGTCGCGTGTGCGCTGGCGGTGGTGGCCTGCGTCGGCCTGTCACTGGCGTGCGGCCTCGTCGCCGGGCTGGTGCACCTGGCCTGCGTGGCTGCGGGCTGGGCCTACAACCTGGGTTTGAAGGCGACGCCCTGGTCGTGGTTGCCCTATGCCGTGGCGTTCGGTGGGCTGACGGTGTTCGTGGGCCTCGCCGGCTCAGGTCAGCCCCCGTGGTGGTGGCCCACGGCCGCGGCGTTGCTGGGCGTGGGCGCCCACCTGCTCAACGTGCTGCCCGACCTCGCCGACGACGCCGCGACGGGGGTCAGGGGCCTGCCGCACCGTCTGGGTCGCCGCTGGATCGCCCCGGTCGCGGCGCTCGTGCTGGTCACCGCGTCTGCGGTCATCCTCGTCGGCGCCTCGCCGGCCGTCCCGGTCGTCGGAACCGTGTCGGGAGTCGTGCTGACCCTCGCCGTCGTCGTCCTCGTGGCCCCGGGCCGGTGGCCGTTCGTGGCGGCGATCGTCATCGCACTGGTCGACGCGGTGCTGCTCGTGCTGGTCTCGTGATCCCTGATCAGCGCAGGTGCTGCACGATCTCACGGGTGTCCCCGTCGAACGTCACGGTCGCCAGGGCGCCGTTGACGAGCGGCAGGTGCGGTGGCACGTGCCCGATCTCGAGGTCGAAGACGATCGGGAGGTCGAGCCTGCCCAGCGCATCGAGGACCGCGTCACGCTGGGTCAGCCTCGCGTTGTCCCGGGCCTTGGTCCGGCCGATCAGGATCGCCCGCGCGTGGTCGAACCAGCCGGCGAGCCGCATGCCGTGCAGGTTGCGGCAGATGGTGGCCGCCTCGTCCTCCGCCGCCTCGAGATAGACGATCAGCCCGTCGTCGGCGTGCTCACGCCCGAAGGCTGCGACATCGCCGTACGGGGTGCCGGCGAGGTTGACCAGGGTGTCGATGCACCCACCGATCAGCCGACCGCTGACGTCCAGCGAGTCACTGCCGTGCAGGCTCCACTGCCCGGTGCTGCCGCGCTTCCACTCGGTGGCGTGTGCGTCTTCCTCGAACCGCACCCACTCCGAGATCAGTCCCGAGTCGCGCTGGCGGTGCGGGCCCGGTCCGGAGGCGAGGTCCAGCCACTTCAGGAGTCCGGCGGGCGCCTCGTAGGGCGTGTCGGCGAGGTTGTCGCCGTGGAGGGTCGCCCAGCCCAGGCGGGTCGTGATCGGGAGCAGGACGGTGGAGAGGTCGGAGTAGCCGACCAGCCAGGTCGGCTCGGCGGCCGCGAGGGCGTCCCAGTCGAGCAGGTCGACGAGGTCGATGGCGGTCTCGCCGCCCCACGGTGGGATCACGCACCGGATGGCGGGGTCGCACAGCATGTCGGTCAGCTCGGCGGCGCGCTCGGCCGCGGGACCCGAGGTGATGCCCGACCCGTCCATCATCTCGCCGACCACGACGTCGAAGCCGGCGTCGCGCAGCGTGGAGACGCAGAAGTCGATGCGCGCCTCGGCGGCACCCTCGACGCCCTGCGAGGGGGCGGTCACGCCGATGCGGTCACCGGGCTGGAGCGGGGCTGGGAACCTGACCATGGACGCATCGTCCCACCCCGCGACCGACCTGGAGATGTGGTATTGGTCCGCGACTCACTGGCTCCCGGGCAGCACGTGGGCATCGGCGCCCGGATAGACGAGCCCTTCGTGCCCGTCGTTCCACTTCACGACGTATGGCGGTGCGCCGTCCTCGCCGCGGACCTCGACGATCTCGCCCCGCTTGGCCGCCGTGCCGGTCCTGTTGCTCTCGGCGACCAGGGTGTCGCCCACCTGCGCGTGCATCTCAACACCTGCCTCTTCTCGCGGACCTCTGCTCCTCCCCACGATGCTCCCGATTGCGTCCGTGGACAAGACGGACAATGGGGCTCAGTGCGTCGCGGCCTCGCCCAGGCCCATGGTCACGAAGCCGCGACGGGTGTAGGCATGGAACATGGCCGTCCTGGAAACCGCCCAGCTGCTCGCGGAGCTCGAACCCGCGGTCGCGGAGAACCTCAACCGCCACCTGGCGACCGCCGACGAGTGGATGCCGCACGAATACGTGCCCTGGAGCCTCGGGCGGGACTTCGCCGACCTCGGCGGCGACCCATGGGAGGTGGCCCAGTCCCAGCTGTCACCGATCGCCCGGACGGCGCTCGAGGTCAACCTGCTGACCGAGGACAACCTGCCCAGCTATCACCGCGAGATCGACCGGGCCTTCGGCCGCGACAGTGCGTGGGGCACCTGGGTCAACCGATGGACCGCTGAGGAGGGACGGCACGCGTTCTGCATCCGCGACTACCTCCTCGTCACCCGGGGCGTCGATCCGGTGGAGCTGGAGCGGGCACGGATGGAGACGATGGAGATCGGCTATGACGCCATCGACAAGCCGCTGCTCAACGTCTGCGCCTACGTGTCCTTCCAGGAGCTCGCGACCCGGGTCTCGCACCGCAACACCGGGCGCTACACCGAGGAGCCCATCGCCGACAAGCTGCTCAGCCGGGTCGCCAAGGACGAGAACCTGCACATGATCTTCTATCGCAACATCGTCACCGCGGCCCTCCAGCTGGCCCCGAGCCAGACGATGCGCGCGATCACCGAGGAGGTCGTCGGCTTCCAGATGCCGGGCAACATCATCCCCGGCTTCGCCCGCAAGGCGGTCCAGATGGCGAAGGCGGGGATCTATGACCTGCGGATCCACCACGACGACATCGTCACTCCGCTGCTGCGGCAGTGGGGAGTCTGGGAGCTCGAGGGTCTCGACGCCGACGGGGAGAAGGCGCGCGACGAGCTCGCGGAAGCCGTGGCGGCGCTGGACGGCGAGGCCACGCGGTTCGTCGAGCGGCGGGACGAGGCGGCGGCCAAGAAGGCCGCGCGCATGGGCTAGCCCCGGGCGTCAGCGGGGCTTGACCGCCTTCGAGACCGCGCTCGGTGAGCTCCAGCCGACGGCGTTCCTGGCCCGGACGGGATGGGCATCGAGAGGTCTTGCGATCCGTTCTCCTCGACCTCGCCCGGGTCTCTCACCCTCTGCAGCTCAGGTCCGCCTGCTGAAGAGCACCTTCCCGTGCTTGTCGAGGGAGTGCTGGAAGGCGGGGTCGTGGATCAGCGTGTGGTGCCTGGAGCAGAGCAACCTCCCCTGCTCGACGCTCGTCCCACCGCCCTTCGACCAGGCGACGTCGTGGTGGGCGTGACACAGACCGGGCGGGGCATCACAGCCAAACGCGGTGCAGCCGCCGTCGCGCACACCCATCACGACCCGTTGGGCCTCGGAGTGGAAGCGTCGCTTGCGCCCGACGTCGAGGACCACGCTCCGCCCGCCCAGCACGACCGGGATGACCCCGGCCCTGCACGCAAGACGACGAGCCTCACCGGCACTGATCCGCCCGCCGGTGTCCAACGACGCGGCCTTGAGGCCGCCCAGCAGCGTCTCCAGCTCCATCGTCACCACCACCGTGGCCGGCACCCCGCCGGCCGACGGCACCGTGTCGGGTGGGCGGGACTCGATGTAGTCCATGAACGCGCGACCCATCCGGTGACGCGACAACACCCGCTCCCCCGGCTCGGTCGCTGGGCGGGACGTCGAGGCCAACGCCATCAGGTGCTTGCGCAACATCTCCGCGTGCAGCGTCGGCAACGTGAACCGGCCATGGCACCTCCCGTGCCCGTCGTCGCTCATCGTGAACGACGCCGCCGCCCGCGCCTCGCGCTCCTCCGCCTCCAGCCGACGCGCCTCCTCCGCATCAGCGGCCTCGGGATCGATGACCTCGAGCAGCCGCCGACCCAGGATCCGCAACGCCTTCGCGTCATGGTCACGCGCCTTGTCCAACAAGAACTCCGTCGCTGCCGGAGACACCCACTCGGCGACGTCATCGGGCAGCGCATCGACCGCGTCCACGATCACGCTCGCCTGATCGGTCAACAGACCACCCCCAGCCAACGCGTCACGGACGCAGCCGTGTCGCTCGAGAGACTCCGCCAGCCGGCGGGTGCGGTGCGCCTCGGCGCGCGTCGTCCGGGTCTCGTGGGACCACCAGCTCGTCGTCGACACGGCCCCGGTGTCGAGCCCGGTGTCGACCGTCTCGCCATGACGCAGGACCCGCATCAACAGCTCGTCCAGTTGCGCCCGCGCCCGGGTCAGGACCACCAGCGTCTCCCCCGCCTCACCCGAGCCCATCGACCACAACGGCACTTCCGCGACCGACTCGACGGCGTCGGCACACCGGCGCGCGGCGGCCGCGACCTGGTGGTCGAAGGAGTGAGGGAGCGCCGTCATGAGAGCACTCTTCCAGAGCCCACCGACAACGGCCGGGGCCCTGGCGCCCCTGTCCACAAGCACGACAGAGGGCCAGTTTCTCCGTCGTTGAGCGGCCGGCGTCGTACGTGATGGGTCACCGGAACACGGCGCCGCGTCATGCTGGCGCTGGCTCGCGTGTATGCCGCCGCCCGCCGCGCTGCCATCCGTGCGAGGTCGTGCACCTAGCCACGCGCGGGGCGATCCGTCCCATTCCCGCAGATGTCGTCGGGATCAGGTCGGCGTGAGGCTGCACTCTGGTCAGCTACGCGCGCTCGACCTCGCTGCTCAGCTTGAGGACAGTGGTGCCGTCCTCCTGCTCGATGACGTAGGCCGGGTCACCGTCGCTCCCGTTGCGGGTGACCTGATTGCCCTTGGTCGTGCGCGTCACCTTGTCGTGGTGGACCTCGACGACTGTCCCCGTCGCCCAGGACGATCCCCACTTCCACTTGACGGTCGTGCCCGTTCGGATTCCCATGCCACCAGCATGGCATCGCTGGCCGTTCGGGTCGGCGATGCCGACGGCCGCGCACCAGGCCCCGCCGATACCCTGCGATCGAGCAACAAGCGCAACCGATCATCACCGAGGGGGTCTCTGATGGCTGCTCCTCTCGAGAGACCCATGACCCACCGGACCCCGGGCCGGTTGGCCCTTCGTGAACGCCTGGGCCGAGCCAGGACGCTGCGGTATGCCGCGGTGATTGCGGCCGCTGTGTCGATCCTGGTCGTCATCGAGCGCGTCGACGACACCAGTCGTGAGGCATGGACGTCCCAGGCCGAAGACATCGAAGCAGCACTGGACGCACGCTATGAAGAGCCCATCACCTACAAGCGCGCCTACATCCCTGCGGATCGTGGGGTTCGAGTCGCGACCGAGACGGTCATCGTCGACGGCGCCTACCACTCCGACTGCACTGCCGAGCTGGTCAAGGACAACGACGTGTTGGTCGACGCGAGACTGGTCTGCGAATCGCCCATCACCTTGACCCCCGAGCCGTCCACCGGCCCTTGAGGGCGGCGTCATCGGACGCGACGACCAGCTTGCCGTTCTTCACCTTGTAGACGATGCCCTCGAAGGTCGTGGGTGGGTGTTCGAACCTGCCCCTTCTTCGGTATTCCCCTCGACCCCGCCGAGTGGCAGTGTGATCTGAATCACATCCATCTCGGAGGTTGTCATGCGTCGTTTCGTGTCCGGATGCAT comes from Nocardioides piscis and encodes:
- a CDS encoding NAD(P)/FAD-dependent oxidoreductase, with amino-acid sequence MSQRVAVVGAGIVGLSTAWFLQEHGFDVTVHDRTHVAAGSSWGNAGWLTPALTAPLPEPAVLAYGLRAVLSPASPVYVPLRPDPRLLRFLIGFARHSTARSWGLGMRAYAPMNRRALAAFDELVAGGVEVRTEAADPFLACFRTAAERDPLLEELAHIQAAGQDVKFDVLDGEEASAADPGLSSAITSAVRLHGQRYLDPPVFLDALAAAVRDRGGRILEGAEVTAIEVDSGGVAVLGAGALDGDNRFASVVIANGAWLSRLASKFGVRRLVQAGRGYSFSVSGDRLPRGPVYFPTQRVACTPLATPRGPRLRVAGMMEFRAPEAALDPRRIDAIVDAVRPLLSGVDLDGRDDEWVGARPCTSDGLPLIGATSSPRVFVAGGHGMWGIALGPLTGQLLAGQIARGITPTELVPFDPLR
- a CDS encoding TraR/DksA family transcriptional regulator, coding for MPSDVDAHLARLEAARQAQLATLPQSPVDVVAAAHRGAVVRILEQVRAARQRLRAGTYGECAKCGTWIEPARLELRPWLVTCTACAEG
- a CDS encoding UbiA family prenyltransferase: MTADQARDRETPAAGLRGLAGATHPGPALAVTVLAGLLAVTADVGPVRWVLVVGAVFSGQLSIGWSNDLIDLARDRQTGRADKPLAAGTASAKQARVACALAVVACVGLSLACGLVAGLVHLACVAAGWAYNLGLKATPWSWLPYAVAFGGLTVFVGLAGSGQPPWWWPTAAALLGVGAHLLNVLPDLADDAATGVRGLPHRLGRRWIAPVAALVLVTASAVILVGASPAVPVVGTVSGVVLTLAVVVLVAPGRWPFVAAIVIALVDAVLLVLVS
- a CDS encoding S66 family peptidase — its product is MVRFPAPLQPGDRIGVTAPSQGVEGAAEARIDFCVSTLRDAGFDVVVGEMMDGSGITSGPAAERAAELTDMLCDPAIRCVIPPWGGETAIDLVDLLDWDALAAAEPTWLVGYSDLSTVLLPITTRLGWATLHGDNLADTPYEAPAGLLKWLDLASGPGPHRQRDSGLISEWVRFEEDAHATEWKRGSTGQWSLHGSDSLDVSGRLIGGCIDTLVNLAGTPYGDVAAFGREHADDGLIVYLEAAEDEAATICRNLHGMRLAGWFDHARAILIGRTKARDNARLTQRDAVLDALGRLDLPIVFDLEIGHVPPHLPLVNGALATVTFDGDTREIVQHLR
- a CDS encoding DUF1918 domain-containing protein yields the protein MHAQVGDTLVAESNRTGTAAKRGEIVEVRGEDGAPPYVVKWNDGHEGLVYPGADAHVLPGSQ
- a CDS encoding acyl-ACP desaturase, which encodes MAVLETAQLLAELEPAVAENLNRHLATADEWMPHEYVPWSLGRDFADLGGDPWEVAQSQLSPIARTALEVNLLTEDNLPSYHREIDRAFGRDSAWGTWVNRWTAEEGRHAFCIRDYLLVTRGVDPVELERARMETMEIGYDAIDKPLLNVCAYVSFQELATRVSHRNTGRYTEEPIADKLLSRVAKDENLHMIFYRNIVTAALQLAPSQTMRAITEEVVGFQMPGNIIPGFARKAVQMAKAGIYDLRIHHDDIVTPLLRQWGVWELEGLDADGEKARDELAEAVAALDGEATRFVERRDEAAAKKAARMG
- a CDS encoding HNH endonuclease signature motif containing protein; the encoded protein is MTALPHSFDHQVAAAARRCADAVESVAEVPLWSMGSGEAGETLVVLTRARAQLDELLMRVLRHGETVDTGLDTGAVSTTSWWSHETRTTRAEAHRTRRLAESLERHGCVRDALAGGGLLTDQASVIVDAVDALPDDVAEWVSPAATEFLLDKARDHDAKALRILGRRLLEVIDPEAADAEEARRLEAEEREARAAASFTMSDDGHGRCHGRFTLPTLHAEMLRKHLMALASTSRPATEPGERVLSRHRMGRAFMDYIESRPPDTVPSAGGVPATVVVTMELETLLGGLKAASLDTGGRISAGEARRLACRAGVIPVVLGGRSVVLDVGRKRRFHSEAQRVVMGVRDGGCTAFGCDAPPGLCHAHHDVAWSKGGGTSVEQGRLLCSRHHTLIHDPAFQHSLDKHGKVLFSRRT
- a CDS encoding DUF2945 domain-containing protein — its product is MGIRTGTTVKWKWGSSWATGTVVEVHHDKVTRTTKGNQVTRNGSDGDPAYVIEQEDGTTVLKLSSEVERA